Proteins from a single region of Chloroflexota bacterium:
- a CDS encoding ACT domain-containing protein, whose translation MGDSLTVQILPDTFAICRLSPLTPLPEWFLDSEFFSVTKGEKELSVVCSADILPEGLTCNSGWRCLRVVGPLDFSLTGILSSLASPLADAAISIFAISTHDTDYLMVKSEQFDEAIHVLQDSGHQIAPVK comes from the coding sequence ATGGGTGATTCGCTCACCGTGCAGATTCTACCCGACACCTTTGCCATTTGTCGCCTATCACCCCTGACACCGCTGCCAGAATGGTTCCTGGACAGCGAGTTCTTCAGCGTTACGAAAGGCGAAAAAGAGCTATCGGTGGTTTGCTCTGCAGATATCCTGCCCGAGGGTTTGACCTGTAATAGCGGTTGGCGCTGCCTCAGAGTGGTTGGACCGCTCGATTTTTCGCTGACAGGCATCCTCTCCTCTTTGGCATCGCCGCTGGCCGACGCTGCTATCAGCATCTTCGCCATCTCCACCCATGATACCGATTATCTAATGGTTAAATCGGAACAGTTTGACGAGGCAATCCATGTACTTCAAGACTCCGGCCATCAGATTGCGCCGGTAAAATAA
- a CDS encoding nitronate monooxygenase has translation MKLPKIIQGGMGVAISDWNLARTVSMQGHLGVVSGTGIALIMISRLMEGDKEGHTRRALSRFPFQEPVQRILDKYFVPEPKTPRSPYKHPPMWTLNPSKALDELTVIGNFVEVFLAKEGHQNAVGLNLLEKLQMPMMASLYGAMLAEIDFVIIGAGIPVQIPGILDKLADHQAVSYRLDVQGAAPGDDVRLHFDPQVVFPGVVEKIGRLPRPYFLPIISSVVLGKALIKRATGKIDGFVVEAPTAGGHNAPPRGPMHLDEGGEPIYGKKDAVDFNKIKQLGRPFWLAGGYDSPEKLQYALDVGATGIQVGTAFGYCAESAMDETLKNRVIQEVLDQTIEVRTDPLVSPTGYPFKVVQLEGTLSDTEIYQDRIRVCDVGMLRHLYKRADGKVGLRCPAEPVEQYLAKGGELEDTVERGCLCNSLAAIAGFPQHRKDGYVEPSIITAGDGLLDIGKFIKPGHHSYTVRDVLDYLTG, from the coding sequence ATGAAACTACCGAAGATCATTCAAGGCGGAATGGGCGTTGCCATCTCCGACTGGAACCTGGCCAGAACGGTGTCGATGCAGGGCCATTTGGGAGTCGTTTCGGGGACGGGGATTGCCCTGATCATGATTTCGCGATTGATGGAAGGGGATAAAGAAGGGCATACTCGGCGGGCATTGAGTCGTTTTCCCTTTCAAGAGCCGGTTCAACGCATTCTGGATAAGTATTTTGTCCCCGAACCCAAAACTCCACGGTCGCCTTACAAACACCCGCCGATGTGGACCCTCAACCCGTCCAAAGCGCTCGACGAGCTGACCGTCATTGGCAATTTCGTCGAGGTATTTCTGGCAAAGGAGGGGCACCAGAACGCGGTGGGGCTCAACCTGTTGGAGAAGTTACAGATGCCGATGATGGCCTCTCTTTACGGGGCGATGCTGGCGGAGATAGACTTCGTGATCATAGGAGCCGGCATCCCGGTGCAAATTCCCGGCATCCTGGACAAGCTGGCCGACCACCAGGCGGTCAGCTATCGACTCGATGTGCAGGGCGCGGCCCCGGGGGATGATGTTCGCCTTCACTTTGATCCCCAAGTTGTTTTTCCCGGCGTCGTGGAAAAGATAGGCCGGCTGCCCCGCCCCTATTTTTTGCCAATCATCTCCTCGGTGGTGCTGGGGAAGGCCCTGATCAAACGGGCAACGGGCAAGATAGACGGTTTCGTCGTCGAAGCGCCCACAGCTGGCGGGCACAACGCTCCCCCCAGGGGACCGATGCACCTGGATGAAGGGGGCGAGCCGATCTACGGGAAGAAAGATGCGGTAGACTTCAACAAGATCAAACAGCTTGGCCGGCCTTTTTGGCTGGCCGGCGGCTACGACAGCCCAGAGAAACTGCAGTACGCACTGGATGTTGGAGCGACCGGTATTCAAGTCGGCACCGCTTTTGGCTATTGCGCCGAATCGGCCATGGATGAAACACTCAAAAACCGCGTTATCCAAGAAGTCCTCGATCAAACCATAGAAGTGCGCACCGATCCCCTCGTTTCGCCAACCGGCTACCCCTTCAAAGTGGTCCAATTGGAAGGGACCCTGTCAGATACGGAGATTTACCAGGACCGGATTCGGGTGTGCGATGTCGGGATGCTGCGACATCTCTACAAACGAGCGGATGGAAAGGTTGGGTTACGCTGTCCGGCCGAACCGGTAGAGCAATACCTGGCAAAAGGGGGGGAACTGGAGGATACAGTCGAAAGAGGCTGCCTGTGCAACAGTCTAGCCGCCATTGCAGGCTTTCCTCAGCATCGAAAAGATGGTTACGTAGAACCGTCGATAATCACTGCCGGGGATGGGCTGCTAGACATCGGCAAATTTATCAAACCTGGCCATCACAGCTATACAGTCCGGGATGTGCTTGACTATCTGACCGGATGA
- a CDS encoding ferredoxin family protein: MTHVIFDLCIRDGACVDVCPVECIIPGIPEEEWPWFYIDPETCIDCGACVPECPVEAILPEEDLPAEYEPSIALNANFFTEGPGYDALNAA, encoded by the coding sequence ATGACTCACGTAATCTTTGATCTCTGCATCCGCGACGGGGCCTGCGTTGACGTCTGCCCGGTCGAGTGCATCATTCCAGGCATTCCCGAGGAAGAATGGCCCTGGTTTTACATTGACCCCGAGACCTGCATTGACTGTGGCGCCTGCGTACCCGAATGCCCGGTCGAGGCGATTCTTCCCGAGGAAGACCTGCCCGCCGAGTATGAGCCTTCAATCGCGCTGAATGCAAATTTCTTCACCGAAGGTCCTGGCTACGACGCACTGAACGCGGCCTAG
- a CDS encoding Crp/Fnr family transcriptional regulator, translated as MEVFQDLSSREMEELDRITTMSTVRKGKVFYRPEETGEVLFILKTGRVQLYRISPDGKKLVIASLGPGTLFGEMALLGQRMHNTFAEAMEDCLICVMSRRDLERLILNKPQVALRVLDITSRRLRDAEQRLETMAFKGIPARLATLLLQLAEEDDTLEVTGYTHQDLAETVGTYRETATQVLNDLKKQGLIDIGRKRIGILDPDGLLIVAES; from the coding sequence ATGGAGGTGTTTCAGGATCTCTCCTCCCGGGAGATGGAAGAGTTGGACCGAATCACGACCATGAGCACCGTCAGAAAGGGAAAGGTCTTCTATCGACCAGAAGAAACAGGCGAGGTGCTCTTCATCCTGAAAACAGGTCGTGTCCAGCTTTATCGCATTTCCCCGGACGGTAAAAAACTGGTCATCGCCTCGCTGGGCCCGGGGACCTTGTTCGGCGAGATGGCGCTACTGGGGCAGCGAATGCACAACACCTTCGCGGAAGCCATGGAGGATTGCCTGATCTGTGTGATGAGTAGAAGAGATCTGGAGCGCTTGATCCTCAACAAGCCTCAGGTTGCCTTGAGGGTGCTGGACATCACAAGCCGGCGCCTTCGGGACGCCGAACAGCGGCTCGAAACGATGGCCTTCAAGGGCATTCCAGCCAGGTTGGCCACCCTACTCCTGCAATTGGCTGAGGAAGACGATACACTTGAGGTCACCGGGTACACCCATCAGGATTTGGCGGAAACCGTTGGTACCTATCGCGAGACAGCAACCCAGGTGTTGAACGACCTGAAAAAGCAGGGCCTTATCGATATCGGCCGGAAGCGCATCGGAATTTTGGACCCCGATGGTCTGTTGATCGTGGCCGAAAGCTAG